A stretch of the Alnus glutinosa chromosome 6, dhAlnGlut1.1, whole genome shotgun sequence genome encodes the following:
- the LOC133870317 gene encoding protein IQ-DOMAIN 32 isoform X2, protein MVKSTSCLKIITCGSDSADKDDLEVSENKGSRWSFRKRSARHRVLSNTVISETASSGNKESPESAILDHIPPVNSTVPEKISVIQSTDEKPHVLSLENPKVTETAVDAENDSEFDAENDSEFDVNPEESVVIVIQAAIRGFLGRITLLKLKNVVKLQAAVRGHLVRSHAVGTLRCVQAIVKMQALVRARRARLSLEGLFPEKKLDGKHEEDNENSKTWEKDNLVTKSNVTYAPIEKLLSNRFARQLLESTPKSKPIHVKCDPSKPNSAWKWLERWMSVSSPNIGESRKAELMTDKLEREKDENFVSQLETKVRSEVFFESENVKSSNSESLVASESEDNLITYDATNFNFQACHPNSSSLKDDLESHGSDANETSLEIICPPNQSNQEDSDSQVEFNPLPVKPETETEQPKRSMKRFASEELETEGKKFVFGSRKVTSPAFVAVQSKFEELSSTANSGRSISSFHQDAGVESPIDTNLSGGDTVIRTKEFSMAENSAPHSSRVQVGGSESGTELSISSTLDSPDISEVGATECEHEAKVLEEGICNLNRTEIVDVESKDASAIPGSNLSSFVTDQPEKHGDVDGEPINLMVAMDSPLIEPKLENNASNLQRELENNASNLQRELDSQRGHEPYRSSPEASPRSHITVPESHGTPSSQVSAKSKKSKTDKSGSNHKRRSLSGGKKPPSNSNNDSGSRSSMEQLPKDQKNEKRRNSFGSPKPDHIEQEPRDTSINNSLPHFMQATESARAKLQANSSPRSSPDVQDRDLYVKKRHSLPGANGRQGSPRIQRSMSQAQQSAKGNERKWQR, encoded by the exons atggTGAAATCTACCTCATGCTTGAAAATAATCACATGCGGTAGCGATTCAGCGGACAAGGATGATCTCGAGGTCTCCGAG AACAAGGGTTCAAGGTGGAGTTTCCGAAAGAGATCTGCCCGGCATCGAGTGCTTAGCAACACTGTAATCTCAGAAACCGCTTCTTCTGGAAATAAGGAGAGCCCAGAATCTGCCATTCTTGACCATATACCACCAGTCAACTCTACTGTTCCAGAGAAAATCTCAGTGATACAATCCACAGATGAGAAACCCCACGTATTGAGTTTGGAGAACCCAAAAGTAACTGAAACTGCAGTTGATGCTGAAAATGATAGTGAGTTTGATGCTGAAAATGATAGTGAGTTTGATGTCAACCCAGAGGAGTCTGTTGTTATTGTCATCCAGGCTGCTATCAGAGGGTTTCTG GGTCGGATAACGCTGTTAAAGCTTAAGAATGTTGTTAAATTGCAAGCTGCTGTTCGTGGGCACTTGGTTCGAAGTCATGCTGTGGGAACCCTACGTTGTGTTCAAGCCATTGTCAAAATGCAAGCTCTTGTTCGTGCCCGCCGTGCTCGGCTGTCCCTAGAAGGGTTATTTCCAGAAAAGAAGTTAGATGGGAAGCACGAGGAGGATAATGAGAATTCAAAAACCTGG GAGAAGGATAATCTAGTAACCAAATCTAATGTAACGTACGCTCCGATTGAGAAGCTGCTAAGCAATAGGTTTGCCCGCCAG CTGTTGGAATCAACACCAAAGTCCAAACCTATCCATGTTAAGTGTGATCCTTCTAAGCCCAATTCTGCTTGGAAGTGGTTGGAGAGGTGGATGTCTGTTTCTTCACCAAATATTGGGGAGTCGAGGAAAGCAGAGTTGATGACAGATAAACTGGAAAGAGAAAAGGACGAGAACTTTGTATCTCAACTTGAAACCAAAGTTCGATCTGAAGTATTTTTTGAGTCAGAAAATGTTAAGTCCAGCAATAGCGAATCACTAGTGGCATCTGAAAGCGAAGATAATCTGATTACTTACGATGCCACCAACTTCAACTTTCAGGCATGCCATCCTAACTCTTCTTCATTAAAAGATGATTTGGAGTCGCATGGGTCTGATGCGAATGAAACCTCATTGGAGATAATTTGTCCTCCAAATCAAAGTAATCAAGAAGATTCAGATTCCCAAGTGGAGTTTAATCCTCTTCCTGTGAAGCCTGAAACCGAAACTGAACAGCCCAAACGTTCTATGAAAAGGTTTGCCTCGGAAGAGCTGGAGACTGAAGGAAAGAAATTTGTATTTGGATCAAGAAAAGTGACTAGTCCTGCATTTGTTGCTGTCCAGTCGAAATTCGAAGAGCTGAGTTCAACAGCCAATTCAGGTAGATCAATTAGTTCATTTCATCAAGATGCTGGAGTTGAATCACCTATAGATACAAATTTGTCTGGAGGGGATACTGTAATCAGGACAAAGGAGTTCAGTATGGCAGAAAATTCAGCCCCCCATAGTTCAAGGGTTCAAGTTGGTGGCTCTGAAAGCGGCACTGAACTCTCTATTTCTTCTACCCTTGATTCACCTGATATATCTGAAGTTGGTGCCACAGAATGTGAGCATGAAGCCAAAGTTTTAGAGGAAGGGATTTGCAATCTCAACAGAACGGAAATTGTAGATGTTGAATCTAAGGATGCATCTGCCATCCCGGGGTCTAACTTATCATCCTTTGTGACAGATCAGCCAGAGAAACATGGTGATGTTGATGGGGAACCCATTAATTTAATGGTGGCTATGGACTCCCCTCTGATAGAGCCTAAGCTGGAGAACAATGCATCCAATCTGCAGAGGGAGCTGGAGAACAATGCATCCAATTTGCAGAGGGAGCTGGACTCTCAGAGAGGTCATGAACCATACCGGTCATCGCCGGAAGCTTCTCCTAGAAGCCATATAACTGTGCCCGAATCTCATGGGACACCTTCTAGTCAGGTATCTGCCAAGTCTAAAAAGAGCAAAACTGATAAGAGTGGATCCAACCATAAGCGTAGATCCCTATCGGGAGGTAAGAAACCaccttcaaattcaaataatgaTTCTGGCTCAAGAAGTAGTATGGAACAATTGCCTAAAGATCAGAAAAATGAGAAGAGACGCAATTCCTTTGGCTCACCAAAGCCTGACCACATCGAGCAAGAACCAAGAGATACCAGTATTAACAATTCTCTTCCCCATTTCATGCAAGCCACAGAATCTGCAAGAGCCAAGCTCCAAGCTAATAGCTCTCCAAGATCAAGTCCAGATGTGCAAGACAGAGACCTTTACGTCAAGAAGAGACATTCCTTACCTGGTGCAAATGGGAGGCAGGGGTCTCCACGTATTCAGCGGTCAATGTCTCAAGCCCAGCAGAGTGCGAAGGGAAATG AAAGAAAATGGCAGAGGTGA
- the LOC133872040 gene encoding uncharacterized protein LOC133872040 gives MSAVEAEKKVDGVEEEERRGGELLFCGATSWDSVGKRRGLEGNLVSPTRLRPLVGVDIRFVASGCTSCHCVALDVDGRCYTWGRNEKGQLGHGDTIQRDRPTVVSELLKYKIVRAGAGKSHTVVVTAEATSLSFGWNKHGQLGSGSARNEIESSPVRCLVSEVKNTACGAEFTVWLSSVEGATILTAGLPQYGQLGHGTDNEYNTKDSSVKLAYEAQPRPRAIAALAGETIVKVACGTNHTVAVDSNGYVYTWGYGGYGRLGHREQKDEWNPRRVDVFQKHNVVPPSSVISAGSVNSACTAGGGQLYMWGKIKSAGDDWMYPKPLMDLSGWNLRCMDSGNMHHFVGADSSCISWGHAQYGELGFGPNGQKSSAMPKKVDILEGMHVISVACGLGHSMVVVDRTNVGDRLDQLDVYDGKTSGEGSVEPEIEAPVAKQTPKKGAAKASNNSKRKKSKDSSDSEEEDSDDDSENGEEQVNGQAEEKRRGGNSGRGQGKGANKSARGRGRPPSANKSSRPSEGKTGKRGRPRKSS, from the exons ATGTCGGCGGTGGAAGCGGAGAAGAAGGTTGATggggtggaggaggaggagagaagGGGAGGAGAACTCTTGTTCTGCGGTGCCACGTCTTGGGACTCGGTTGGTAAGCGCAGGGGTCTCGAGGGCAACCTGGTCTCTCCGACTCGTCTTCGCCCACTCGTCGGCGTTGACATCCGATTCGTCGCTTCGGGTTGCA CATCTTGTCATTGCGTGGCGTTGGATGTTGATGGGCGTTGCTACACATGGGGGCGCAATGAG AAGGGACAACTTGGCCACGGAGATACAATTCAGCGGGATAGGCCGACTGTGGTTTCTGAACTTTTAAA GTACAAAATTGTTCGAGCTGGAGCAGGGAAGAGTCATACAGTAGTGGTTACTGCAGAAGCAACTTCCCTCTCCTTTGGCTGGAACAAACATGGGCAGCTGGGTTCAGGCTCAGCACGAAATG aaaTCGAGTCATCTCCTGTCCGCTGTCTTGTGTCTGAAGTAAAAAATACTGCTTGTGGGGCCGAATTCACTGTGTGGTTATCTTCTGTTGAAGGAGCTACTATACT GACTGCAGGTCTTCCACAATATGGACAACTTGGGCATGGAACAGACAATGAG TATAATACTAAAGACAGCTCAGTGAAGCTTGCCTATGAAGCCCAACCACGCCCTAGAGCAATAGCTGCTCTTGCTGGGGAAACCATTGTCAAAGTTGCATGTGGAACGAACCATACTG TGGCAGTGGATTCAAATGGTTATGTTTACAC GTGGGGCTATGGCGGTTACGGAAG GCTCGGACATAGGGAGCAGAAGGATGAGTGGAACCCTCGTCGCGTTGATGTTTTTCAAAAGCACAATGTTGTACCTCCAAGTTCAGTGATTTCAGCTGGTTCTGTTAACTCTGCTTGCACTGCAG GTGGAGGGCAGCTGTATATGTGGGGCAAAATAAAAAGCGCTGGTGATGACTGGATGTATCCTAAACCTCTCATGGATTTAAG TGGTTGGAATCTACGTTGCATGGATTCAGGTAATATGCACCATTTTGTTGGTGCTGATTCCTCCTGCATTAGTTGGGGCCATGCTCAATATGGAGAGCTGGGATTTGGTCCTAATGGGCAGAA ATCTTCTGCAATGCCCAAAAAGGTAGATATTCTTGAGGGCATGCATGTTATCAG TGTTGCATGTGGATTGGGCCATTCCATGGTGGTTGTTGATAGAACAAATGTTGGTGACCGACTTGATCAG cttGATGTATATGATGGCAAAACTTCTGGTGAAG GAAGTGTGGAACCTGAAATTGAAGCTCCTGTTGCCAAGCAAACTCCTAAAAAGGGTGCTGCTAAAGCTTCTAATAACTCCAAGAGGAAGAAGTCGAAAGATTCCTCTGACTCAGAGGAAGAGGACAGTGATGATGACAGTGAAAATGGTGAAGAACAGGTCAATGGGCAGGCGGAGGAGAAAAGGCGAGGTGGGAATTCTGGTAGAGGTCAAGGTAAGGGTGCTAATAAATCCGCCCGTGGGCGCGGTCGCCCTCCTTCAGCAAATAAAAGCTCACGGCCTTCCGAAGGGAAAACTGGTAAAAGAGGAAGGCCCCGGAAGTCATCATAA
- the LOC133870317 gene encoding protein IQ-DOMAIN 32 isoform X1 — MVKSTSCLKIITCGSDSADKDDLEVSENKGSRWSFRKRSARHRVLSNTVISETASSGNKESPESAILDHIPPVNSTVPEKISVIQSTDEKPHVLSLENPKVTETAVDAENDSEFDAENDSEFDVNPEESVVIVIQAAIRGFLGRITLLKLKNVVKLQAAVRGHLVRSHAVGTLRCVQAIVKMQALVRARRARLSLEGLFPEKKLDGKHEEDNENSKTWEKDNLVTKSNVTYAPIEKLLSNRFARQLLESTPKSKPIHVKCDPSKPNSAWKWLERWMSVSSPNIGESRKAELMTDKLEREKDENFVSQLETKVRSEVFFESENVKSSNSESLVASESEDNLITYDATNFNFQACHPNSSSLKDDLESHGSDANETSLEIICPPNQSNQEDSDSQVEFNPLPVKPETETEQPKRSMKRFASEELETEGKKFVFGSRKVTSPAFVAVQSKFEELSSTANSGRSISSFHQDAGVESPIDTNLSGGDTVIRTKEFSMAENSAPHSSRVQVGGSESGTELSISSTLDSPDISEVGATECEHEAKVLEEGICNLNRTEIVDVESKDASAIPGSNLSSFVTDQPEKHGDVDGEPINLMVAMDSPLIEPKLENNASNLQRELENNASNLQRELDSQRGHEPYRSSPEASPRSHITVPESHGTPSSQVSAKSKKSKTDKSGSNHKRRSLSGGKKPPSNSNNDSGSRSSMEQLPKDQKNEKRRNSFGSPKPDHIEQEPRDTSINNSLPHFMQATESARAKLQANSSPRSSPDVQDRDLYVKKRHSLPGANGRQGSPRIQRSMSQAQQSAKGNGNYPHERKWQR; from the exons atggTGAAATCTACCTCATGCTTGAAAATAATCACATGCGGTAGCGATTCAGCGGACAAGGATGATCTCGAGGTCTCCGAG AACAAGGGTTCAAGGTGGAGTTTCCGAAAGAGATCTGCCCGGCATCGAGTGCTTAGCAACACTGTAATCTCAGAAACCGCTTCTTCTGGAAATAAGGAGAGCCCAGAATCTGCCATTCTTGACCATATACCACCAGTCAACTCTACTGTTCCAGAGAAAATCTCAGTGATACAATCCACAGATGAGAAACCCCACGTATTGAGTTTGGAGAACCCAAAAGTAACTGAAACTGCAGTTGATGCTGAAAATGATAGTGAGTTTGATGCTGAAAATGATAGTGAGTTTGATGTCAACCCAGAGGAGTCTGTTGTTATTGTCATCCAGGCTGCTATCAGAGGGTTTCTG GGTCGGATAACGCTGTTAAAGCTTAAGAATGTTGTTAAATTGCAAGCTGCTGTTCGTGGGCACTTGGTTCGAAGTCATGCTGTGGGAACCCTACGTTGTGTTCAAGCCATTGTCAAAATGCAAGCTCTTGTTCGTGCCCGCCGTGCTCGGCTGTCCCTAGAAGGGTTATTTCCAGAAAAGAAGTTAGATGGGAAGCACGAGGAGGATAATGAGAATTCAAAAACCTGG GAGAAGGATAATCTAGTAACCAAATCTAATGTAACGTACGCTCCGATTGAGAAGCTGCTAAGCAATAGGTTTGCCCGCCAG CTGTTGGAATCAACACCAAAGTCCAAACCTATCCATGTTAAGTGTGATCCTTCTAAGCCCAATTCTGCTTGGAAGTGGTTGGAGAGGTGGATGTCTGTTTCTTCACCAAATATTGGGGAGTCGAGGAAAGCAGAGTTGATGACAGATAAACTGGAAAGAGAAAAGGACGAGAACTTTGTATCTCAACTTGAAACCAAAGTTCGATCTGAAGTATTTTTTGAGTCAGAAAATGTTAAGTCCAGCAATAGCGAATCACTAGTGGCATCTGAAAGCGAAGATAATCTGATTACTTACGATGCCACCAACTTCAACTTTCAGGCATGCCATCCTAACTCTTCTTCATTAAAAGATGATTTGGAGTCGCATGGGTCTGATGCGAATGAAACCTCATTGGAGATAATTTGTCCTCCAAATCAAAGTAATCAAGAAGATTCAGATTCCCAAGTGGAGTTTAATCCTCTTCCTGTGAAGCCTGAAACCGAAACTGAACAGCCCAAACGTTCTATGAAAAGGTTTGCCTCGGAAGAGCTGGAGACTGAAGGAAAGAAATTTGTATTTGGATCAAGAAAAGTGACTAGTCCTGCATTTGTTGCTGTCCAGTCGAAATTCGAAGAGCTGAGTTCAACAGCCAATTCAGGTAGATCAATTAGTTCATTTCATCAAGATGCTGGAGTTGAATCACCTATAGATACAAATTTGTCTGGAGGGGATACTGTAATCAGGACAAAGGAGTTCAGTATGGCAGAAAATTCAGCCCCCCATAGTTCAAGGGTTCAAGTTGGTGGCTCTGAAAGCGGCACTGAACTCTCTATTTCTTCTACCCTTGATTCACCTGATATATCTGAAGTTGGTGCCACAGAATGTGAGCATGAAGCCAAAGTTTTAGAGGAAGGGATTTGCAATCTCAACAGAACGGAAATTGTAGATGTTGAATCTAAGGATGCATCTGCCATCCCGGGGTCTAACTTATCATCCTTTGTGACAGATCAGCCAGAGAAACATGGTGATGTTGATGGGGAACCCATTAATTTAATGGTGGCTATGGACTCCCCTCTGATAGAGCCTAAGCTGGAGAACAATGCATCCAATCTGCAGAGGGAGCTGGAGAACAATGCATCCAATTTGCAGAGGGAGCTGGACTCTCAGAGAGGTCATGAACCATACCGGTCATCGCCGGAAGCTTCTCCTAGAAGCCATATAACTGTGCCCGAATCTCATGGGACACCTTCTAGTCAGGTATCTGCCAAGTCTAAAAAGAGCAAAACTGATAAGAGTGGATCCAACCATAAGCGTAGATCCCTATCGGGAGGTAAGAAACCaccttcaaattcaaataatgaTTCTGGCTCAAGAAGTAGTATGGAACAATTGCCTAAAGATCAGAAAAATGAGAAGAGACGCAATTCCTTTGGCTCACCAAAGCCTGACCACATCGAGCAAGAACCAAGAGATACCAGTATTAACAATTCTCTTCCCCATTTCATGCAAGCCACAGAATCTGCAAGAGCCAAGCTCCAAGCTAATAGCTCTCCAAGATCAAGTCCAGATGTGCAAGACAGAGACCTTTACGTCAAGAAGAGACATTCCTTACCTGGTGCAAATGGGAGGCAGGGGTCTCCACGTATTCAGCGGTCAATGTCTCAAGCCCAGCAGAGTGCGAAGGGAAATGGTAACTATCCCCATG AAAGAAAATGGCAGAGGTGA